From Burkholderia cenocepacia, the proteins below share one genomic window:
- a CDS encoding manganese catalase family protein — translation MFIHNTRLQYTVRVGAPNPGLANLLLEQFGGPQGELAAAMRYFTQAITEEDPGRKDMLLDIATEELSHLEVIGSMAAMLNRGAKGELAEAVDEQAELYRKLHGAGNDSHVTQVLYGAGAPLTNSGGVPWSAAYIDTIGEPTADLRSNIAAEARAKIIYERLINVSDDPDIRDALGFLMTREVSHQMSFEKALYAITANFPPGKLPPKTPYDHVYFRMQPDAAPLVGPWNHGGELEVRPAEPAVDGGTGIPEGMLDAQQADAIEAMAQRLASDPNSDPVTGAELGAGPPAPQGRKPGKPDGA, via the coding sequence TCCCGGCCTCGCCAACCTGCTGCTCGAGCAGTTCGGCGGCCCGCAGGGCGAACTCGCCGCCGCGATGCGCTATTTCACGCAGGCGATCACCGAGGAAGACCCCGGCCGCAAGGACATGCTGCTCGACATCGCGACCGAGGAACTCAGCCACCTGGAGGTGATCGGCTCGATGGCCGCGATGCTCAACCGCGGCGCCAAGGGCGAACTCGCCGAAGCGGTCGACGAACAGGCCGAGCTGTACCGCAAGCTGCACGGTGCGGGTAACGACAGCCACGTGACACAGGTGTTGTACGGCGCGGGCGCGCCATTGACCAATTCGGGCGGCGTGCCGTGGTCGGCCGCGTACATCGACACGATCGGCGAACCGACCGCCGACCTGCGCTCGAACATCGCGGCCGAAGCGCGCGCGAAGATCATCTACGAGCGGCTCATCAACGTGTCCGACGATCCGGATATCCGCGACGCGCTCGGCTTTCTGATGACGCGCGAGGTGTCGCACCAGATGTCGTTCGAGAAGGCGCTGTATGCGATCACCGCGAACTTCCCGCCCGGCAAGCTGCCGCCGAAGACGCCGTACGATCACGTGTACTTCCGGATGCAGCCGGACGCGGCGCCGCTGGTCGGCCCCTGGAACCACGGCGGCGAACTCGAAGTCCGCCCCGCCGAACCGGCGGTCGATGGCGGCACCGGGATTCCGGAAGGCATGCTCGACGCGCAGCAGGCGGATGCCATCGAAGCGATGGCGCAGCGACTCGCATCCGATCCGAACAGCGACCCGGTGACGGGCGCCGAACTCGGCGCGGGTCCGCCGGCCCCGCAGGGGCGCAAGCCAGGCAAGCCGGACGGTGCCTGA